A part of Thermus sp. LT1-2-5 genomic DNA contains:
- the hemL gene encoding glutamate-1-semialdehyde 2,1-aminomutase: MERSTSARLFAEATQHIPGGVSSPVRAFRAVGGTPVFLVRGEGAYAFDADGNRYLDYVMSWGPLILGHAHPEVVARVKEVAEKGLTFGAPHPLEVALAQAVKRAYPWVDLVRFVSTGTEATMSAIRLARGYTGRKYVVKFRGNYHGHADGLLVEAGSGALTFGVPSSAGVPEEYARLTLVLEYNDPEGLRALLRARGEEIAAIIFEPVVGNAGVLIPTEAFLEALHEAKDYGVLLIADEVMTGFRLAFGGATERLGLKPDLVTLGKILGGGLPAAAYAGRREIMEQVAPLGPVYQAGTLSGNPLAMAAGLATLEILEKNPGYYAQLEALGATLEAGLREVLGEKGIPHAVNRMGSMLTVFFTEGPVRTFQEARRTDTELFKRFFHGLLDRGVYWPPSNFEAAFLSVAHTEKEVERTLEALDEAL; this comes from the coding sequence ATGGAACGCTCCACCTCCGCCAGGCTTTTCGCCGAGGCAACCCAGCACATCCCAGGCGGTGTTTCCAGTCCCGTGCGGGCCTTTCGGGCCGTGGGGGGAACCCCCGTGTTCCTGGTGCGGGGGGAAGGCGCCTACGCCTTTGACGCCGACGGCAACCGCTACCTGGACTACGTGATGAGCTGGGGGCCCCTGATCCTAGGCCACGCCCACCCCGAGGTGGTGGCGCGGGTGAAGGAGGTGGCGGAAAAGGGGCTCACCTTTGGGGCACCCCACCCCTTGGAGGTGGCCTTGGCCCAGGCGGTGAAGCGGGCCTACCCCTGGGTGGACCTGGTGCGCTTCGTGAGCACCGGGACCGAGGCTACCATGTCCGCCATCCGCCTCGCCCGGGGGTACACGGGCAGGAAGTACGTGGTGAAGTTCCGCGGCAACTACCACGGCCATGCGGACGGCCTCCTGGTGGAGGCGGGCTCGGGGGCCCTCACCTTCGGCGTGCCCTCCAGCGCCGGGGTGCCCGAGGAGTACGCCCGGCTCACCCTGGTCCTGGAGTACAACGACCCCGAGGGGCTGAGGGCGCTTTTGCGCGCCCGGGGCGAGGAGATCGCCGCTATCATCTTTGAGCCGGTGGTGGGGAACGCCGGGGTCCTCATCCCCACGGAGGCGTTTTTAGAGGCGTTGCACGAGGCCAAGGACTACGGCGTCCTCCTCATCGCCGACGAGGTGATGACGGGCTTCCGCTTGGCCTTCGGCGGGGCCACGGAGCGGCTTGGCCTCAAGCCGGACCTGGTCACCTTGGGGAAGATCCTGGGCGGAGGGCTTCCCGCCGCCGCCTACGCCGGGAGGCGGGAGATCATGGAGCAGGTGGCCCCCTTGGGGCCCGTCTACCAGGCGGGGACGCTTTCCGGCAACCCCTTGGCCATGGCGGCGGGGCTCGCCACCCTGGAGATCTTGGAGAAAAACCCGGGCTACTACGCCCAGCTGGAGGCCCTAGGGGCCACGCTGGAGGCGGGGCTTAGGGAGGTGCTGGGGGAGAAGGGCATCCCCCATGCCGTGAACCGCATGGGCTCCATGCTGACCGTCTTCTTCACCGAAGGCCCGGTCCGCACCTTCCAGGAGGCTAGGCGCACGGACACGGAGCTTTTTAAGCGCTTCTTCCACGGGCTTTTGGACCGGGGGGTCTACTGGCCGCCCTCCAACTTCGAGGCGGCCTTCCTCTCCGTGGCCCACACCGAGAAGGAGGTGGAAAGAACCCTAGAGGCGCTGGACGAAGCCCTTTAG
- a CDS encoding RsmD family RNA methyltransferase: MVRILGGKAKGVPLKVPASARPSPVRLRKALFDYLRLRYPTKGRFLDLYAGSGAVGLEAASEGWQATLVEKDAEAIRLLRENARRAGLPVRIVPLPVEVFLAEAKAKGERYTVAFMAPPYPMDLVAAFQALLQSGLVEKGGLYILQHPKALVLPIGERRVYGENALTLVEV, translated from the coding sequence GTGGTGCGGATCCTGGGCGGCAAGGCCAAGGGGGTGCCCTTGAAGGTGCCCGCCTCGGCCCGGCCCTCTCCCGTGCGCCTGAGGAAGGCGCTTTTTGACTACCTGCGCCTCCGCTATCCCACCAAGGGGCGCTTTCTGGACCTCTATGCGGGAAGCGGGGCGGTGGGCCTCGAGGCGGCCAGCGAGGGCTGGCAGGCCACCTTGGTGGAAAAGGACGCGGAGGCCATCCGCCTACTGCGGGAAAACGCCCGGCGCGCGGGGCTTCCCGTGCGCATCGTTCCCCTACCGGTGGAGGTGTTCCTGGCCGAGGCGAAGGCCAAAGGGGAACGCTATACCGTAGCCTTCATGGCCCCGCCTTACCCCATGGACCTGGTGGCGGCCTTCCAGGCCCTTTTGCAAAGCGGCCTGGTGGAAAAGGGGGGGCTGTACATCCTGCAACACCCCAAGGCGCTGGTGCTTCCCATAGGGGAGCGGCGGGTCTACGGGGAAAACGCCCTGACCCTGGTGGAGGTTTAG
- the coaD gene encoding pantetheine-phosphate adenylyltransferase: MHVVYPGSFDPLTNGHLDVIQRASRLFEKVTVAVLENPNKRGQYLFTAEERLNIIREATAHLPNVEAQTFSGLLVDFVKRVGAQAIVKGLRAVSDYEYELQMAHLNRQLLPGLETLFILAATRYSFVSSTMVKEIARYGGDVSKLVPPATLRALKAKFG; the protein is encoded by the coding sequence ATGCACGTGGTCTACCCTGGAAGCTTTGACCCCCTCACCAACGGCCATTTGGACGTGATCCAGCGGGCAAGCCGCCTTTTTGAGAAGGTGACCGTGGCCGTGTTGGAAAACCCCAACAAGCGGGGCCAGTACCTCTTCACCGCAGAAGAGCGTTTGAACATCATCCGGGAGGCCACCGCTCACCTGCCCAACGTGGAGGCCCAAACCTTTTCTGGCCTCCTGGTGGACTTCGTCAAGCGGGTGGGGGCCCAGGCCATCGTGAAGGGCCTTCGGGCGGTATCCGACTATGAGTACGAGCTCCAGATGGCCCACCTGAACCGCCAGCTCCTTCCCGGCCTGGAAACCCTTTTCATCCTGGCGGCCACCCGCTATTCTTTCGTTTCCAGCACCATGGTCAAGGAGATTGCCCGTTACGGGGGGGATGTTTCCAAGCTGGTGCCCCCGGCCACCCTCCGGGCCCTCAAGGCCAAGTTTGGTTAG
- a CDS encoding PhoU domain-containing protein has translation MGFWAGLALLLLGLHLVGEGLAALKARRHLLARALGHPLGVLGAGVLLGLLSGSGTGFSLLALGLREGGVLGLGQAALLSLAATAGAAVWVGVVALAQGGVAEALLALGLPFLLWPRLRQVAFFLMGLGLLFLGFLRMGEGAESLTPLLAFLDPSPLGLYALGLFLAFFLATANGVAALALALAPVLGREGAMALALGAGVGVSGALFWAYLAGRREALPLAGVLLAHRLAFSLPFFFLLPWLSPLGVVGFHALAHLAFALGFLPLRERYEAWAGKLFPKRGVAPKYLSQEALETPSLAFALVQRELARVADAVRGMLAQAVRVLAQEEGGEAELAPLEEKVDRLTREVVLYTAELSTRTKDERAVRFFVMASELEHLGDLVRRIVRQAERLWAQGLTFSLEGREDLLEAMRAVLKRLELLAAALGTGEKALAEEVLRQAPALEAFLDRLRRAHLARLEGGRPESRATTLAHLDLLITLEELGSGVERLCRLVLEL, from the coding sequence GTGGGGTTTTGGGCGGGGCTTGCCCTTTTGCTCTTGGGGCTTCACCTGGTGGGGGAGGGGCTCGCCGCCCTGAAGGCTAGGCGGCACCTCCTGGCCCGGGCCTTGGGGCACCCCCTGGGGGTCCTAGGGGCGGGGGTGCTTTTGGGACTCCTTTCGGGAAGCGGCACGGGGTTTTCCCTCTTGGCCTTGGGGCTTCGGGAAGGCGGGGTCCTGGGGTTGGGGCAGGCCGCCCTTCTTTCCCTGGCCGCCACCGCTGGGGCGGCGGTTTGGGTGGGGGTGGTGGCCCTGGCCCAAGGGGGGGTGGCGGAGGCCCTCTTGGCCTTGGGCCTCCCTTTTCTCCTTTGGCCGAGGCTCCGTCAGGTGGCCTTCTTCTTGATGGGGCTTGGGCTTCTTTTTCTTGGGTTCCTCCGCATGGGGGAGGGGGCGGAAAGCCTAACGCCCCTTCTCGCCTTCCTGGACCCAAGCCCTTTGGGCCTTTACGCCTTGGGCCTTTTCCTAGCTTTCTTCCTGGCCACCGCTAACGGGGTGGCGGCTTTGGCCTTGGCCCTTGCCCCGGTGCTGGGCCGGGAGGGGGCCATGGCCTTGGCCCTGGGGGCGGGGGTGGGGGTTTCCGGGGCCCTCTTTTGGGCCTACCTGGCGGGTCGGCGGGAGGCCTTGCCCTTGGCAGGGGTGCTCCTGGCCCACCGCTTGGCCTTCTCTTTGCCGTTTTTTTTCCTCTTGCCGTGGCTTTCCCCCTTGGGCGTGGTGGGGTTCCACGCCCTGGCCCACCTGGCCTTCGCCCTAGGGTTTCTCCCCCTAAGGGAACGGTACGAGGCTTGGGCGGGGAAGCTTTTCCCCAAGCGGGGCGTGGCCCCCAAGTACCTTTCCCAAGAGGCCTTGGAAACCCCAAGCCTGGCCTTCGCCTTGGTGCAACGGGAGCTCGCCCGGGTGGCGGATGCGGTGCGGGGCATGCTGGCCCAAGCGGTGCGGGTTCTGGCCCAGGAAGAGGGGGGTGAGGCGGAGCTTGCCCCCCTGGAGGAGAAGGTGGACCGCCTCACCCGGGAGGTGGTCCTCTACACGGCGGAGCTTTCCACCCGCACCAAGGACGAGCGGGCGGTGCGCTTTTTCGTCATGGCCTCGGAGCTGGAGCACCTGGGGGATCTGGTGCGGCGGATTGTCCGCCAGGCGGAACGCCTTTGGGCCCAGGGGCTCACCTTTAGCCTTGAGGGGCGGGAGGACCTCCTGGAGGCCATGCGGGCGGTCTTGAAGCGGCTTGAGCTCCTGGCGGCGGCTTTGGGCACGGGGGAGAAGGCCTTGGCGGAGGAGGTCTTGCGGCAAGCCCCCGCCTTGGAGGCCTTCCTGGACCGCCTGCGCCGGGCCCACCTCGCCCGCCTCGAGGGGGGGAGGCCGGAAAGCCGGGCCACCACCTTGGCCCATCTGGACCTCCTCATCACCCTGGAGGAGCTGGGAAGCGGGGTGGAGAGGCTTTGCCGCCTGGTGCTGGAGCTTTAA
- the metX gene encoding homoserine O-acetyltransferase, whose protein sequence is MSEITLEAWGDHEALLLKPPRSPLSIPPPTPRTAVLFPRREGFYTELGGFLPEVRLRFETYGRLSRKRDNAVLVFHALTGSAHLAGTYHEATFQSLSPLEQAFGREGWWDSLVGPGRILDPALYYVISANHLGSCYGSTGPLSLDPRTGKPYGRDFPPLTIRDLARAQARLLDHLGVERVVVIGGSLGGMVALEFALMYPERVKKLVVLAAPARHGPWARAFNHLSRQAILQDPEYQKGHPAPKGMALARGIAMMSYRAPEGFEARWSAEPELGETYLDYQGEKFLKRFHAESYLVLSRAMDTHDVGRGRGGVEEALRRLRSLPSLFVGIDTDLLYPAWEVRQVARLSGGRYREIKSPHGHDAFLIETDQVEEILEGFLP, encoded by the coding sequence ATGAGCGAGATCACCCTCGAGGCCTGGGGCGACCACGAAGCCCTCCTCCTCAAGCCCCCCCGCTCCCCCCTGTCCATCCCCCCGCCCACGCCCCGCACCGCCGTTCTCTTCCCCAGGCGGGAGGGGTTTTACACGGAACTGGGGGGGTTCCTGCCCGAGGTGCGCCTGCGCTTCGAAACCTACGGGCGGCTTTCCCGCAAACGGGACAACGCTGTCCTCGTCTTCCACGCCCTCACGGGAAGCGCCCACCTGGCGGGGACCTACCACGAGGCCACCTTCCAAAGCCTCTCCCCCCTGGAACAGGCCTTTGGCCGGGAGGGGTGGTGGGACAGCCTGGTGGGCCCCGGCCGGATCCTAGACCCCGCCCTTTACTACGTGATCTCCGCCAACCACCTGGGAAGTTGCTACGGCTCCACCGGGCCCCTCTCCCTGGACCCCCGTACGGGGAAGCCCTACGGCCGGGACTTCCCCCCCCTCACCATCCGCGACCTGGCCCGGGCCCAGGCAAGGCTCCTGGACCACCTGGGGGTGGAAAGGGTTGTGGTGATCGGGGGAAGCCTTGGGGGGATGGTGGCCTTGGAGTTCGCCCTCATGTACCCGGAGCGGGTGAAGAAGCTGGTGGTCCTGGCGGCGCCAGCCCGGCATGGGCCCTGGGCCCGGGCCTTCAACCACCTTTCCCGGCAGGCCATTTTGCAAGACCCCGAGTACCAGAAGGGCCACCCCGCCCCCAAGGGCATGGCCCTGGCCCGGGGCATCGCCATGATGAGCTACCGGGCCCCCGAGGGGTTTGAGGCCCGCTGGAGCGCCGAACCCGAGCTGGGGGAAACCTACCTGGACTACCAGGGGGAAAAGTTCCTAAAGCGCTTCCATGCGGAAAGCTACCTGGTCCTCTCCCGGGCCATGGACACCCACGATGTGGGCCGGGGCCGGGGCGGGGTGGAGGAGGCCTTGAGGCGCCTCCGGAGCCTCCCCTCCCTCTTCGTGGGGATCGATACCGACCTCCTCTACCCCGCCTGGGAGGTGCGCCAAGTAGCCCGCTTGAGCGGGGGCCGCTACCGGGAGATCAAGAGCCCCCACGGGCACGACGCCTTCCTCATCGAAACGGACCAGGTGGAGGAGATCCTGGAGGGCTTTTTGCCCTAG
- the ychF gene encoding redox-regulated ATPase YchF: MLAVGIVGLPNVGKSTLFNALTRAGALAANYPFATIDKNVGVVPLEDERLYALQKVFAKGERVPPVVPTHVEFVDIAGLVKGAHKGEGLGNQFLAHIREVAAIAHVLRCFPDPEVVHVMGRVDPLEDAEVVETELFLADLATLERRLERLRKEARADREKLPLLEAGEALYAHLQEGRPARTYPPSDEVRRFLKETPLLTAKPVIYVANVAEEDLPEGEGNPYVQAVRRKAEAEGAGVVVVSAKLEAELAELPEEEAKELLAAYGLTQSGLQRLAQAGYRALGLVTFFTAGEKEVRAWTVRHGAKAPEAAGEIHSDMERGFIRAEVIPWDKLVEAGGWARAKERGWVRLEGRDYEVQDGDVIYVLFNA; encoded by the coding sequence ATGCTTGCAGTCGGCATCGTAGGTCTACCCAACGTGGGCAAGTCCACCCTCTTCAACGCCCTGACCCGGGCGGGCGCCTTGGCGGCCAACTACCCCTTCGCCACCATAGACAAGAACGTGGGGGTGGTGCCCCTGGAGGATGAAAGGCTTTACGCCTTGCAGAAGGTCTTCGCCAAAGGGGAGCGGGTGCCCCCCGTGGTGCCCACCCACGTGGAGTTTGTGGACATCGCCGGCCTCGTGAAGGGGGCCCACAAAGGGGAGGGCTTGGGCAACCAGTTCTTGGCCCACATCCGCGAGGTGGCGGCCATCGCCCACGTCCTCCGTTGCTTCCCCGACCCCGAGGTGGTCCACGTCATGGGCCGGGTGGACCCCTTGGAGGATGCGGAGGTGGTGGAAACCGAGCTCTTCCTCGCCGACTTAGCCACCTTGGAGCGCCGCCTTGAGCGCCTGCGCAAGGAGGCCCGGGCCGACCGGGAAAAGCTTCCCCTCTTGGAGGCGGGAGAGGCGCTTTACGCCCACCTCCAGGAGGGGCGGCCCGCCCGCACCTATCCCCCTTCCGACGAGGTGCGCCGCTTCCTGAAGGAAACCCCCCTCCTCACCGCCAAACCGGTGATCTACGTGGCCAACGTGGCGGAGGAGGACCTTCCCGAGGGGGAAGGGAACCCCTACGTCCAGGCGGTGCGGAGGAAGGCCGAGGCGGAAGGGGCTGGGGTGGTGGTGGTTTCCGCCAAGCTGGAGGCGGAGCTCGCCGAACTCCCCGAGGAGGAGGCCAAGGAGCTTCTGGCCGCCTATGGCCTCACACAAAGCGGCCTGCAACGCTTGGCCCAGGCGGGGTATAGGGCCTTGGGGCTTGTCACCTTCTTCACCGCCGGGGAGAAGGAGGTGCGGGCCTGGACGGTGCGCCACGGGGCCAAGGCCCCAGAGGCGGCGGGGGAGATCCACTCGGACATGGAGCGGGGCTTCATCCGGGCCGAGGTAATCCCGTGGGACAAGCTGGTGGAGGCTGGGGGGTGGGCCCGGGCCAAGGAGCGGGGTTGGGTGCGCCTCGAGGGCAGGGACTACGAGGTGCAAGACGGGGATGTGATCTATGTGCTCTTCAACGCATGA
- the deoC gene encoding deoxyribose-phosphate aldolase, which translates to MDLAAHIDHTLLKPTATPEEILKVAEEALEYGFYGLCIPPSYVGFVRERYPHAPFRLVTVVGFPLGYQEKEVKALEASLAYARGAEEIDMVVHLGRALAGDLAYVEEEVRTVRQAVPRAVLKVILETGYFTPEALEALAEAAIRGGADFLKTSTGFGPRGASLEDVELLVRVARGRAQVKAAGGIRHRETALKLLAAGASRLGTSSGVALVRGEEAGGY; encoded by the coding sequence ATGGACCTAGCAGCCCACATCGATCACACCCTCCTGAAGCCCACCGCCACCCCGGAAGAGATTTTGAAGGTGGCGGAAGAGGCCCTGGAGTACGGCTTCTATGGCCTTTGCATCCCCCCTTCCTACGTGGGCTTCGTGCGGGAGCGCTACCCCCATGCGCCCTTCCGCCTGGTGACGGTGGTGGGCTTCCCCTTGGGGTACCAGGAGAAGGAGGTGAAGGCCCTCGAGGCCAGCCTAGCCTACGCCCGGGGGGCGGAGGAAATCGACATGGTGGTCCACCTGGGCCGGGCCCTCGCGGGAGACCTGGCCTACGTGGAGGAGGAGGTGCGCACCGTGCGCCAGGCGGTGCCCCGGGCGGTGCTCAAGGTGATCCTGGAAACGGGGTACTTCACCCCGGAGGCCTTGGAGGCCCTGGCGGAGGCCGCCATCCGGGGCGGGGCCGACTTCCTCAAGACCTCCACGGGCTTTGGCCCCCGGGGGGCGAGCCTCGAGGACGTGGAACTCCTGGTGCGGGTGGCCCGGGGCCGGGCCCAGGTTAAGGCGGCGGGGGGCATCCGCCACCGGGAAACCGCCCTCAAGCTCCTGGCGGCGGGGGCGAGCCGGCTTGGCACCTCCAGCGGCGTGGCCTTGGTGCGGGGGGAGGAGGCGGGTGGGTACTAG
- the mnmE gene encoding tRNA uridine-5-carboxymethylaminomethyl(34) synthesis GTPase MnmE: MRSLRDPICAVATPPGKGAIGVVRLSGEGALEVAARVWRGKDPRRLKGGRFTLGEVVDPVTGEVLDQALLLVFRAPRSYTGEEACEFHTHGSPAVLRRVLEALYAAGARPAGPGEFTLRAYLNGKLDLAQAEAVLALVEAEGDLARRQALRALEGAFSRRIEALENRLLDLLAHIQALLDYPEEGVEPVAAERTIREVLGEVEGLLAQARASRLAQKGARLALIGAPNAGKSSLLNALLGYERALVSPIPGTTRDYLEAPLELFGIPLVAVDTAGVRDTEDPLERAGVERALRIAEEADLILYVVDRSLPRPAPPPLPWERTLRVATKADLPPAWEDPGFLPVSSRTGEGMERLKEAIHKALLGEGGGEFLLTERQVEALHRARERLLEALGLPQDLMGLALQEALEALSALRGRAEVAEAVVARVFQNFCVGK; this comes from the coding sequence ATGCGCTCCCTTCGTGACCCCATCTGCGCCGTGGCCACCCCCCCGGGGAAGGGGGCCATCGGGGTGGTGCGCCTCTCCGGGGAGGGGGCCTTGGAGGTGGCGGCCCGGGTGTGGCGGGGCAAGGACCCGAGGCGGCTCAAGGGGGGGCGCTTCACCTTAGGGGAGGTGGTGGACCCCGTGACGGGGGAGGTCTTGGACCAGGCCCTTCTTCTGGTCTTCCGCGCCCCCCGGTCCTACACCGGGGAGGAGGCCTGCGAGTTCCACACCCACGGCTCCCCGGCGGTGCTGCGGCGGGTCTTGGAGGCCCTTTACGCCGCCGGGGCCAGGCCTGCGGGGCCGGGAGAGTTCACCTTGCGGGCCTACCTGAACGGCAAGCTGGACCTGGCCCAGGCGGAGGCGGTCTTGGCCCTGGTGGAGGCGGAGGGGGACCTGGCCCGCAGGCAGGCCCTCCGGGCTCTGGAGGGGGCCTTTTCCCGCCGCATCGAGGCTTTGGAGAATAGGCTTTTAGACCTCCTGGCCCACATCCAGGCCCTCTTGGACTACCCCGAGGAGGGGGTGGAGCCCGTGGCGGCGGAAAGGACCATCCGGGAGGTCCTGGGGGAGGTGGAGGGTCTTTTGGCCCAGGCCCGGGCCTCCCGGCTGGCGCAAAAGGGGGCCCGCCTGGCCCTCATCGGCGCCCCCAACGCCGGGAAAAGTAGCCTTCTCAACGCCCTCTTGGGCTACGAGCGGGCCCTCGTTTCCCCCATTCCCGGCACCACCCGGGACTACCTCGAGGCCCCCCTGGAGCTCTTCGGCATCCCCCTGGTGGCAGTGGACACCGCCGGGGTGCGGGACACAGAAGACCCCCTGGAGCGGGCCGGGGTGGAGCGGGCCTTGCGCATCGCCGAGGAGGCGGACCTCATCCTCTACGTGGTGGACCGCTCCCTCCCCAGGCCCGCCCCGCCCCCCCTGCCCTGGGAGCGCACCCTCAGGGTGGCCACCAAGGCGGACCTCCCTCCCGCCTGGGAGGACCCCGGTTTCCTCCCCGTGTCCAGCCGCACGGGGGAGGGGATGGAGCGGTTGAAGGAAGCCATCCACAAGGCCCTCCTGGGGGAGGGAGGGGGGGAGTTTTTGCTCACGGAGCGGCAGGTGGAGGCGCTCCACCGGGCGCGGGAGCGGCTTTTGGAGGCCCTGGGCCTGCCCCAGGATCTCATGGGCCTCGCCCTGCAGGAAGCCCTGGAGGCCCTGAGCGCCCTCAGGGGCCGGGCCGAGGTGGCCGAGGCGGTGGTGGCCCGGGTGTTCCAGAACTTCTGCGTGGGGAAGTAG
- a CDS encoding O-acetylhomoserine aminocarboxypropyltransferase/cysteine synthase produces MRFETLQLHAGYEPEPTTLSRQVPIYPTTSYVFQSPEHAADLFALRAFGNIYSRIMNPTVEVLEKRLAALEGGKAALATSSGHAAQFLALTTLAQAGDNLVSTPNLYGGTFNQFKVTLKRLGIEVRFTSREERPEEFLALTDENTRAWWVESVGNPALNIPDLEALAQAAREVGVALIVDNTFGMGGYLLRPLQWGAALVTHSLTKWAGGHGAVIAGGLVDGGNFPWDNGRYPLLTEPQPGYHGLRLTEAFGELAFIVKARVDGLRDQGQALGPFEAWVVLLGMETLSLRAERHVENTLHLAHWLREHPKVAWVNYPGLADHPHHPRAEKYFRGKPGAVLTFGHKEGYEGAKRFISRLKLISHLANVGDTRTLAIHPASTTHSQLAPEEQALAGVSPEMVRLSVGLEHVEDLKAELAEALV; encoded by the coding sequence ATGCGCTTTGAAACTTTGCAGCTCCACGCCGGCTACGAGCCGGAACCCACCACCTTAAGCCGTCAGGTCCCCATCTACCCCACCACGAGCTACGTCTTTCAAAGCCCCGAGCACGCCGCCGACCTCTTCGCCCTTAGGGCCTTCGGCAACATCTACTCCCGCATCATGAACCCCACGGTGGAGGTGCTGGAGAAGCGCTTGGCCGCATTGGAAGGAGGAAAAGCGGCTTTGGCCACCAGCAGCGGCCACGCCGCCCAGTTCCTGGCCCTCACCACCTTGGCCCAAGCGGGGGATAACCTCGTTTCCACCCCCAACCTCTACGGCGGCACCTTCAACCAGTTCAAGGTAACCCTGAAACGCCTGGGGATCGAGGTGCGCTTTACCTCCCGCGAGGAGCGGCCCGAGGAGTTCCTGGCCCTCACCGACGAGAACACGCGGGCCTGGTGGGTGGAGAGCGTCGGGAACCCGGCCCTGAATATCCCCGACCTCGAGGCCCTGGCCCAGGCCGCCCGGGAGGTGGGGGTGGCCCTCATCGTGGACAACACCTTCGGCATGGGGGGCTACCTCCTAAGGCCCTTGCAATGGGGGGCCGCCCTGGTCACCCACTCCCTCACCAAATGGGCAGGGGGGCACGGGGCGGTGATCGCCGGGGGCCTGGTGGACGGGGGCAACTTCCCTTGGGATAACGGCCGCTATCCTCTCCTCACGGAGCCCCAGCCCGGGTACCACGGCCTAAGGCTCACCGAGGCCTTTGGGGAGCTGGCCTTCATCGTCAAGGCCCGGGTGGACGGCCTCCGCGACCAAGGGCAGGCCCTAGGGCCCTTCGAGGCCTGGGTGGTGCTCCTGGGGATGGAAACCCTCTCCTTGCGGGCCGAGCGCCACGTGGAGAACACCCTTCACCTGGCCCACTGGCTGCGGGAACACCCCAAGGTGGCCTGGGTGAACTATCCCGGGCTGGCGGACCACCCCCACCACCCCAGGGCCGAGAAGTACTTCCGGGGCAAACCCGGGGCGGTCCTCACCTTCGGCCACAAGGAGGGGTACGAGGGGGCTAAGCGCTTCATCTCCCGCCTGAAGTTGATCTCCCACCTGGCCAACGTGGGGGACACCCGCACCCTGGCCATCCACCCCGCCTCAACCACCCACTCCCAGCTTGCCCCCGAGGAGCAGGCCCTGGCGGGGGTTTCCCCGGAGATGGTGCGGCTTAGTGTGGGCCTGGAGCACGTGGAGGACCTGAAGGCGGAGCTTGCGGAGGCCCTGGTATGA
- a CDS encoding potassium/proton antiporter gives MAGASADLFLFGSSVLLLLSILLSRVSQRFGIPALLLFLVLGMLAGSDGPGGIYFDDARLAQGLGVMALAFILFAGGLDTEWTRVRSVFLPGLVLATMGVVLTAWLVGIFASLVLGFPPLLGFLLGAIVSSTDAAAVFSVLRARGVRLRERLKALLELESGVNDPMAILLTVALTALLLGVARPGDLVWMGFKQLGLGLALGYALGRVTAWAWNEFGFHYRGLRLLLSFALVLFSYGLTAVLGGSGFAAVYVAGLVVGSASLKHKDELLLFHDGVAWIMQVVMFLVLGLLVFPSQLPGVALQGALVAFFLMFVARPLAIALCLLPFRWSWREVLLVGWVGLRGAVPIVLATYPLLAGVPGANVLFNLVFFVVLLSVALQGPTLGLVARGLGLEEEPADALPS, from the coding sequence ATGGCCGGCGCCTCCGCCGACCTCTTCTTGTTTGGAAGCTCGGTCCTTCTTCTTCTGAGTATTCTCTTGAGCCGAGTTTCGCAACGGTTCGGCATCCCTGCCCTGCTTCTCTTTCTTGTCCTAGGGATGCTGGCCGGTTCCGACGGTCCCGGGGGCATCTACTTTGACGATGCTCGCCTGGCCCAGGGCCTTGGGGTGATGGCCCTGGCCTTCATCCTGTTTGCCGGCGGTTTAGACACGGAGTGGACCCGGGTGCGCTCGGTTTTTCTGCCTGGCCTGGTCCTCGCCACCATGGGGGTAGTCCTCACCGCCTGGCTGGTGGGCATTTTTGCTAGCCTAGTTTTAGGCTTTCCTCCCCTTCTGGGCTTCCTCCTTGGAGCCATCGTCTCCTCTACGGATGCGGCCGCCGTCTTCAGCGTACTCCGGGCCCGTGGGGTGCGGCTTAGGGAACGGCTTAAGGCCCTTCTTGAGCTGGAATCGGGGGTTAACGATCCCATGGCTATTCTGCTCACTGTGGCCCTCACGGCTCTCCTTCTGGGTGTGGCCCGGCCAGGAGACCTGGTGTGGATGGGGTTCAAACAGCTGGGTTTAGGCCTGGCCCTCGGGTATGCCCTGGGTCGGGTCACCGCTTGGGCTTGGAACGAGTTTGGCTTCCATTACCGGGGTTTAAGGCTCCTCCTGAGCTTTGCTTTGGTACTTTTCAGCTACGGTCTCACGGCTGTCCTGGGAGGAAGCGGTTTTGCTGCCGTGTACGTGGCAGGGTTGGTGGTGGGCTCCGCATCCTTAAAGCACAAGGACGAGCTTCTCCTCTTTCATGACGGTGTAGCATGGATCATGCAGGTGGTGATGTTCTTGGTGCTAGGCCTATTGGTATTTCCCTCTCAATTGCCTGGGGTGGCTCTTCAAGGGGCCCTTGTAGCCTTTTTCTTAATGTTCGTAGCCCGTCCCCTGGCTATAGCCCTTTGCCTTCTCCCCTTTCGGTGGTCTTGGCGGGAAGTCCTCCTGGTGGGATGGGTAGGCCTAAGGGGAGCTGTGCCCATTGTGCTCGCTACCTACCCCCTCTTAGCCGGAGTTCCTGGAGCCAATGTCCTCTTCAACCTGGTCTTTTTCGTTGTGCTCCTTTCCGTGGCGCTTCAAGGACCCACCTTGGGGCTTGTGGCCCGGGGGTTGGGCTTAGAAGAGGAGCCTGCGGATGCGCTCCCTTCGTGA